A region of Sulfurimonas sp. hsl 1-7 DNA encodes the following proteins:
- the murA gene encoding UDP-N-acetylglucosamine 1-carboxyvinyltransferase: MDYLKIQGIDSLNGTIKISGAKNASLPLIAMTILAKNKLNISNLPNVVDIKTLLKLLSNLGSVCEFNEHHVSVDTSSINETRATYDIVKTMRASILVLGPILSRFGHCEVSLPGGCAIGQRPIDLHLKALEQMGAEIDINAGYVEAKAPNGLQGCEIIFDKITVTGTANIVMAAALAHGETILINAAREPEVVQLCEILDASGVKIEGIGTGVLKIHGTGGELIDIKDFTIIPDRIEAGTYLCAGAITNSELTITDVEPNHLDAVIGKLEEMGFSFTITKDTITIHPANEIKPVKIITQEYPAFPTDMQAQFMALATQANGTSIIEERLFENRFMHVSELQRMGAEIDLNGHIATVNGKTALSGTDVMATDLRASSALVLAGLIAKGDTDIHRIYHLDRGYESLEEKLQEAGAKVQRLKE, from the coding sequence ATGGACTATTTAAAAATTCAAGGGATTGACTCTCTTAACGGAACAATAAAAATATCTGGTGCAAAAAATGCATCATTGCCTCTTATCGCAATGACGATACTTGCAAAAAATAAGTTAAACATTTCAAATCTTCCAAATGTTGTAGATATCAAAACTCTTTTAAAACTTTTAAGCAATTTAGGGAGTGTTTGCGAGTTTAATGAACATCATGTATCTGTCGATACAAGTTCGATCAATGAAACACGTGCTACATACGACATAGTAAAGACTATGCGAGCATCTATCTTGGTACTTGGTCCTATTTTATCTCGCTTTGGGCATTGTGAAGTTTCACTGCCGGGTGGGTGTGCGATCGGTCAACGTCCAATCGATCTGCATCTAAAAGCTCTGGAGCAAATGGGTGCAGAGATAGATATCAATGCAGGTTATGTTGAAGCAAAAGCACCAAACGGTCTTCAAGGGTGTGAAATTATCTTTGATAAGATCACAGTAACGGGAACTGCGAACATTGTTATGGCAGCAGCACTTGCTCACGGTGAGACTATTCTCATCAATGCAGCTCGTGAGCCTGAAGTTGTGCAGTTGTGTGAGATCTTAGATGCAAGCGGTGTAAAAATAGAGGGTATCGGTACAGGAGTTTTAAAAATCCATGGAACCGGCGGTGAGCTTATAGATATAAAAGATTTTACAATCATTCCAGACAGAATTGAAGCTGGAACGTATCTATGTGCAGGAGCTATTACCAACTCTGAACTTACAATCACAGATGTTGAACCGAACCATTTAGATGCCGTAATCGGAAAGCTTGAAGAGATGGGATTTAGTTTTACTATTACAAAAGACACAATCACTATCCATCCTGCAAATGAGATAAAACCTGTAAAAATCATCACCCAAGAGTATCCAGCTTTTCCTACAGATATGCAGGCACAGTTTATGGCATTAGCTACTCAGGCAAACGGAACATCTATTATTGAAGAGAGACTCTTTGAAAATAGATTTATGCACGTAAGTGAATTACAGCGTATGGGTGCTGAGATCGATCTAAACGGGCATATTGCGACTGTAAACGGGAAAACTGCACTCAGCGGTACTGACGTTATGGCAACAGATTTAAGAGCATCATCTGCTTTAGTTCTTGCGGGACTTATAGCTAAAGGCGATACAGATATCCACCGTATCTACCATCTTGATCGCGGATATGAATCGTTAGAGGAAAAACTCCAGGAAGCCGGAGCGAAAGTTCAAAGATTAAAAGAGTAG
- a CDS encoding heat shock protein transcriptional repressor HspR, which translates to MHHYDEPVYLISIVSKMLDIHPQTLRQYERENLICPSRSDGRIRLYSQRDVDKIKLILRLTRELGVNIAGVDIILRLRESVDAMEKEIAELRHEVQRANNARSVSPDKALVTKRSTYEMIIFEE; encoded by the coding sequence ATGCACCATTATGACGAGCCGGTATATTTAATTAGCATCGTTTCTAAGATGCTAGATATACATCCACAAACACTTAGACAATATGAAAGGGAAAACCTTATTTGTCCATCTCGCTCAGATGGTCGCATAAGACTCTATTCACAACGTGATGTTGATAAAATAAAATTGATTTTACGCCTCACTCGTGAGCTTGGTGTAAATATTGCAGGTGTCGATATTATACTAAGACTTCGCGAGAGTGTAGATGCTATGGAGAAAGAGATAGCAGAACTGCGCCATGAGGTTCAACGTGCGAACAATGCACGTTCGGTATCACCAGATAAAGCACTCGTTACAAAACGAAGTACTTACGAGATGATTATATTTGAAGAGTAG
- the flgK gene encoding flagellar hook-associated protein FlgK, whose product MANLFNTLGIGYSGLSAAQVGINTTGHNISNAETEGYTRQRVITSAATPLTTMPGNVGNGVVIQDIKRVFDNFVFDRYTAVSAQKEYSDYEVRTLEELSSYFPEIDGVGIKADLAAYYDMWQTFADNPDNDAIKIALAKQTESLTGHIQETQNQIVTLQQEVNDQLALNVEQVNQIAEQIAELNLSIDTAEAAGMYEASDLRDKRNVLEKNLARLIGAEVNQGQLEANIQIDSNSNTKTGSYTISVNGFNIVDGNSYHPLHIEKANNEYGFYEVSFERQDGTLIPLEEEINGGKIGAIFDLRGRAIDETTGMPTNGILQTAIADLDAFAKGLIESTNNLYAQSNTTSMESNILQLNANDAILSSNLNIKPGAFDIVVYDIDGNEVGRRTIEINASTTMSGAAGTNSIEGQITQNQDDNDDLNANNDIDDFLQFNFQPSATGELRLELDMNAQSKGAGYTFSIVDNLDTKEFASGSNFAGAIGLHRFFDGDNAKNIKLNFSLSDNPTTMRAGYSTASGDNRVALDMIQQQFENYDFKVGNDVYNTTVYGMFDLTATYVGVTTNSAITRSETVNTQFNATELEYNSITKVSIDEEMTNLIKYQTSYGAAAKVITTVDQMMQTLLGIKQ is encoded by the coding sequence ATGGCTAATCTGTTTAACACTTTAGGTATCGGATACTCTGGACTTTCAGCTGCACAAGTCGGGATCAATACAACGGGTCACAACATCTCGAATGCAGAGACTGAAGGATACACTCGTCAAAGAGTGATCACATCAGCTGCAACACCTTTAACTACCATGCCTGGAAATGTGGGTAACGGTGTTGTAATCCAAGATATAAAACGTGTTTTTGATAATTTTGTATTTGATAGATATACGGCTGTTTCAGCTCAGAAAGAGTACAGTGATTATGAAGTAAGAACACTTGAAGAGTTATCGAGCTACTTTCCTGAGATCGACGGTGTGGGTATTAAGGCAGACCTTGCAGCATACTATGACATGTGGCAGACATTTGCGGATAATCCAGACAATGATGCTATCAAAATAGCTTTAGCAAAACAAACAGAGAGTCTTACTGGGCATATACAAGAGACACAAAATCAAATAGTAACTTTACAACAAGAGGTTAATGACCAGCTTGCACTTAATGTTGAACAAGTAAATCAGATCGCAGAGCAGATTGCAGAACTGAATTTGAGTATAGATACGGCTGAAGCGGCAGGTATGTATGAGGCGAGTGATCTTAGAGATAAAAGAAATGTTTTAGAAAAGAATCTGGCAAGACTTATCGGTGCTGAAGTAAATCAAGGACAATTAGAAGCAAATATCCAGATAGACAGCAATTCTAATACAAAAACGGGAAGTTATACTATTTCGGTAAATGGTTTTAACATAGTAGATGGGAATAGTTACCATCCGCTTCACATAGAAAAAGCAAATAATGAGTACGGTTTTTATGAAGTTTCTTTTGAAAGACAAGACGGTACACTTATCCCCTTGGAAGAAGAGATTAACGGTGGAAAAATAGGCGCTATCTTTGATCTTCGAGGTCGTGCGATTGACGAAACGACAGGGATGCCTACAAACGGAATTTTGCAAACAGCAATAGCCGATTTAGATGCATTTGCAAAAGGATTGATCGAGTCAACAAATAATCTTTATGCACAGAGTAATACTACAAGTATGGAATCAAATATTTTGCAGCTTAATGCAAACGATGCAATATTAAGCTCAAATCTTAATATTAAACCGGGTGCTTTTGATATAGTGGTTTACGATATCGACGGCAATGAAGTTGGGCGTAGAACTATAGAAATTAACGCAAGTACTACAATGTCCGGAGCAGCAGGTACAAACTCAATTGAGGGGCAAATTACTCAAAACCAAGATGACAATGACGACTTAAATGCAAATAATGATATTGATGACTTTTTACAGTTTAATTTTCAGCCCTCTGCAACAGGAGAGTTAAGACTAGAATTAGATATGAATGCTCAGTCTAAAGGGGCAGGATATACATTCTCTATCGTAGATAATTTAGATACAAAAGAGTTTGCATCGGGATCAAATTTTGCAGGTGCTATCGGACTGCATAGATTTTTTGACGGAGATAATGCAAAAAACATAAAGCTTAACTTTAGTCTTTCAGATAATCCAACAACTATGAGAGCTGGTTACTCAACAGCAAGTGGCGATAATAGAGTTGCTTTAGATATGATACAACAGCAGTTTGAAAACTATGACTTTAAAGTTGGTAATGATGTATACAACACTACTGTTTACGGTATGTTTGACCTGACTGCAACTTATGTAGGGGTTACGACAAACAGTGCAATCACTCGTAGTGAAACTGTTAATACACAATTCAATGCAACAGAATTAGAATATAACTCAATAACAAAAGTAAGTATAGATGAAGAGATGACAAACCTTATCAAGTATCAAACATCTTATGGTGCAGCAGCAAAAGTTATAACTACTGTTGATCAGATGATGCAAACTTTACTTGGGATTAAACAGTAG
- a CDS encoding 3'-5' exonuclease: protein MLVFLEFKTTGYEKEDKICAMSVLSADDYFSELINDGKKIIPELSALHHIGNTALKDKPPFLESKSYQFLQELNEDDTVVVHDYDFVFSLLDSYGVQLKSKIIDTKKVTKHTISDIQRFDLQFLRYELQLSEEKEVVYKPLEDVYVLKSLFQYLLQSVSEEEMLNLSFENVLLEKFSFGKYNGRYIEEIVQNDPQYLQWLLTLDTLDADLRYTIEYYLQG, encoded by the coding sequence ATGTTAGTATTTTTAGAGTTTAAAACTACAGGATACGAGAAAGAAGACAAGATCTGTGCTATGAGTGTTTTAAGTGCAGACGATTATTTTTCTGAACTTATTAACGACGGGAAAAAGATAATTCCAGAACTCTCGGCCTTGCATCATATCGGCAATACAGCACTGAAGGATAAGCCCCCTTTTTTAGAGAGTAAGTCCTATCAGTTTTTACAGGAGTTGAATGAAGACGATACAGTCGTTGTTCATGATTATGACTTTGTTTTCAGCCTTTTAGATAGTTACGGGGTGCAATTAAAGAGTAAAATAATCGATACGAAAAAAGTAACTAAACATACTATTAGTGACATTCAACGCTTCGATCTGCAGTTTTTACGCTATGAATTGCAACTCTCAGAGGAGAAAGAGGTAGTATATAAGCCATTAGAAGATGTTTATGTGTTAAAATCTCTTTTTCAATATTTACTTCAAAGTGTCAGTGAAGAGGAGATGTTAAATCTCAGCTTTGAAAATGTTTTGTTAGAGAAGTTTAGTTTTGGAAAATATAACGGGCGTTACATTGAAGAGATAGTCCAAAATGATCCTCAGTACCTGCAGTGGTTATTGACACTCGATACTTTGGATGCAGATTTACGATATACGATAGAGTATTATTTACAAGGATAG
- the rsmD gene encoding 16S rRNA (guanine(966)-N(2))-methyltransferase RsmD, translating to MKNNKLTKKIIAGKYKGKVLELPSKTTTRSSKAIVLESFFNTLQFDVIDSNFVEVFSGSGSIGLEALSRGAKKIYFMEKDRDALRVLKKNIAQTDPSSCEVLGGNSFENINAVVSSLKKMGEDAYIYIDPPFSYREGMEDIYDNTMKLIENLPKEVVKMIIIEHMSSLEIPQKIGIYETKKTKKFGKTSLTYLINPEVE from the coding sequence ATGAAAAATAATAAATTAACAAAAAAAATAATAGCGGGAAAATATAAAGGGAAAGTTTTAGAATTACCTTCTAAAACAACGACAAGAAGCTCTAAAGCTATAGTGTTGGAATCATTTTTCAATACTTTACAGTTTGACGTGATTGACTCAAACTTTGTTGAGGTGTTCAGCGGAAGCGGTTCGATCGGACTTGAAGCACTTAGCCGCGGAGCAAAAAAGATCTACTTTATGGAAAAAGACAGAGATGCCCTTAGGGTTTTAAAGAAAAATATTGCTCAAACTGATCCGAGCAGTTGTGAAGTGTTAGGCGGCAATAGTTTTGAAAACATTAATGCAGTGGTCTCTTCACTAAAAAAGATGGGTGAAGATGCCTATATCTACATCGATCCACCTTTTAGTTACAGAGAGGGGATGGAAGATATCTACGATAATACGATGAAACTTATCGAAAATCTTCCTAAAGAAGTTGTGAAAATGATTATTATCGAGCATATGAGCAGCTTAGAGATACCTCAAAAGATAGGTATATATGAAACGAAAAAAACGAAAAAGTTTGGAAAAACAAGCTTAACCTATCTCATAAACCCCGAAGTGGAATAA
- a CDS encoding flagellar basal body P-ring protein FlgI, producing the protein MKILLTFILFLSSLYATKITDVSNIVGVRENQIIGYSLVVGLKKTGDGTTSKFTLQSIANMLKAMNIDMNPVDIKSKNVAAVVVTAKLKPFARQGDKLDVTVSSIGDAKSLEGGTLLMTPLKGVDGKIYALAQGALSIGGMNQRGGGAESHPTTGIVFNGGLVEREINIDLFHQEYATLSLKEAGFANAVAVQNAINQYFNTQVAVAIDSRSVKLQRPKNRSMIEFLAEVQDVDMEYKPKDKIVINERTGTIVAGVDIELKPIMLTHGDITIKIVEADEIAAPDGSMAVDNNMVIGMNDNQLYTKAGTTTVANLVRSLQKLGATPKDIIAILEAMKSVGSISAELEVI; encoded by the coding sequence ATGAAAATACTTTTAACATTTATACTTTTTTTATCATCACTATACGCTACTAAAATCACGGATGTTTCAAACATCGTCGGTGTCAGAGAGAATCAGATTATCGGTTATTCTCTTGTAGTTGGTCTTAAAAAGACGGGTGACGGTACTACTTCAAAATTTACTCTCCAATCTATCGCAAATATGTTAAAAGCGATGAATATTGACATGAACCCCGTAGATATTAAATCTAAAAACGTTGCAGCAGTTGTGGTTACGGCAAAACTAAAACCTTTTGCAAGACAAGGGGACAAACTGGACGTAACGGTCTCTTCAATCGGTGATGCAAAAAGTCTAGAGGGTGGTACACTTTTAATGACTCCTTTAAAAGGGGTGGACGGAAAGATCTACGCTTTAGCTCAAGGGGCACTCAGTATCGGCGGGATGAACCAAAGAGGGGGTGGAGCAGAATCGCATCCAACAACAGGAATCGTCTTTAACGGCGGTTTAGTTGAGCGTGAGATCAACATTGATCTGTTTCACCAAGAGTATGCAACGCTCTCATTAAAAGAAGCAGGATTTGCCAATGCCGTAGCTGTACAAAATGCGATTAACCAGTATTTTAATACACAAGTTGCCGTGGCAATTGATTCTCGCAGTGTAAAACTGCAACGTCCTAAAAACCGCTCTATGATCGAGTTTTTGGCCGAGGTACAAGATGTAGATATGGAGTACAAGCCAAAAGACAAAATCGTGATCAATGAGAGAACAGGTACTATCGTAGCGGGTGTAGATATAGAGCTTAAACCGATCATGCTTACACACGGTGATATCACTATTAAAATCGTAGAAGCCGATGAGATAGCAGCTCCAGATGGTTCAATGGCGGTTGATAACAATATGGTGATAGGAATGAATGATAACCAGCTTTATACAAAAGCGGGGACAACAACGGTTGCTAACCTTGTACGTTCGCTACAAAAACTCGGGGCTACTCCAAAAGATATTATTGCTATTTTAGAAGCGATGAAAAGTGTTGGAAGTATCTCAGCTGAGTTGGAGGTTATCTAA
- a CDS encoding CZB domain-containing protein: MDEMKNAFKDINYTTDRVFMSLAKLDHILWKVNTYLSAATKEEQFKFVDHHNCRLGKWYYEGEGKEAFSHTSHFQQLETPHATVHNGTHKVFDIIKEENVDLQALKAAFEEMEKGSDAVFNILDKILHDKD, encoded by the coding sequence ATGGATGAGATGAAAAATGCTTTTAAAGATATTAACTACACTACCGATCGTGTATTTATGTCTTTAGCTAAACTTGACCATATTTTATGGAAAGTAAATACTTACCTTTCAGCAGCTACAAAAGAGGAACAATTTAAATTTGTTGATCACCATAACTGTAGACTTGGGAAATGGTACTATGAGGGGGAAGGTAAAGAAGCATTTTCTCACACTTCACATTTCCAACAACTTGAAACTCCTCATGCAACTGTACACAACGGTACTCACAAAGTATTTGACATTATAAAAGAGGAAAATGTAGATTTACAGGCTTTAAAAGCTGCATTTGAAGAGATGGAAAAAGGAAGCGATGCTGTCTTTAACATCTTAGATAAAATTTTACACGATAAAGATTAA
- the purH gene encoding bifunctional phosphoribosylaminoimidazolecarboxamide formyltransferase/IMP cyclohydrolase translates to MKRALVSVSDKTGVVDFCKSLVKNGYEIISTGGTFKLLQESGVSAIEIDEITKFPECFEGRVKTLNPYVHGGILHRRDKQSHLDQAKELGVEPIDLVCVNLYPFKATIERTDDFDDIIENIDIGGPAMVRSAAKNFDSVLIVTNVEDYSVVIDAIENEKNTKDFRRGFMIKAYEHTAAYDSMIANYMNERFNEGFGEKQFIVGNKVMDTRYGENPHQNGALYEFDKHFSNNFKTLKGEASFNNLNDLSGAVKIASAFGEENAVCITKHGNPCGFAIRDNLVDAYTEALKCDPVSAFGGVVAVNGVVTKELAEKMNEIFLEVIIAGRITEEAQEVFAAKKRIKLFEMGADRLVLANDKKDFKHVDGGFVYQDADKVNDDEVKNAKLMSKNAATAEEMKDLEIAYKVASLTKSNCVVYVKDAAMVAVGMGMTSRVDAAQCALKKAKEMGLDVSGCALASEAFFPFRDSIDAAAAAGVKNVIEPGGSIRDEEIIEAANEFGMSLYFSEVRHFLH, encoded by the coding sequence ATGAAAAGAGCATTAGTAAGTGTAAGCGATAAAACTGGCGTAGTTGATTTTTGTAAGTCATTAGTAAAAAATGGTTACGAGATCATCTCAACAGGTGGTACTTTCAAACTTTTACAAGAGAGTGGTGTAAGTGCGATCGAGATCGATGAGATCACAAAATTTCCTGAGTGTTTTGAAGGGCGTGTAAAAACTCTTAACCCTTATGTTCACGGTGGTATTTTACATCGTCGTGACAAACAATCTCACCTGGATCAAGCAAAAGAACTTGGTGTTGAGCCGATTGACTTAGTGTGTGTAAATCTTTACCCGTTTAAAGCAACAATCGAGCGTACTGATGATTTTGATGATATCATTGAAAACATCGACATCGGTGGACCTGCAATGGTTCGTTCAGCTGCGAAAAACTTTGATTCAGTTTTAATCGTTACAAATGTTGAAGATTACTCTGTTGTAATCGATGCAATTGAGAACGAAAAAAACACAAAAGATTTCCGTCGCGGTTTCATGATCAAAGCATACGAGCATACAGCTGCATATGATTCAATGATCGCAAACTACATGAATGAAAGATTCAACGAAGGTTTCGGTGAGAAACAATTCATCGTAGGAAATAAAGTTATGGATACTCGTTACGGTGAAAACCCTCACCAAAACGGTGCACTTTACGAATTTGACAAACATTTCTCAAATAACTTCAAAACACTAAAAGGTGAAGCAAGTTTCAATAACCTAAACGACTTAAGCGGTGCTGTAAAAATCGCTTCTGCTTTCGGTGAAGAAAACGCTGTATGTATCACTAAACACGGTAACCCATGTGGTTTTGCAATCCGTGACAATTTAGTTGATGCTTATACTGAAGCACTTAAATGTGATCCTGTTTCAGCATTCGGCGGTGTTGTAGCTGTAAACGGTGTTGTAACTAAAGAGTTAGCTGAGAAAATGAATGAGATCTTCTTAGAAGTTATCATTGCCGGTCGTATCACTGAAGAAGCTCAAGAAGTATTCGCTGCTAAAAAACGTATTAAACTTTTTGAAATGGGAGCTGACAGATTAGTTCTTGCAAATGACAAAAAAGATTTCAAACACGTTGACGGCGGTTTCGTATACCAAGATGCTGACAAAGTAAACGATGACGAAGTTAAAAATGCAAAACTTATGTCTAAAAATGCTGCAACTGCTGAAGAGATGAAAGACCTTGAGATCGCTTATAAAGTTGCTTCACTTACAAAATCTAACTGTGTAGTATATGTTAAAGATGCTGCAATGGTAGCTGTTGGTATGGGTATGACTTCTCGTGTTGACGCTGCACAATGTGCACTGAAAAAAGCTAAAGAGATGGGTCTTGATGTAAGCGGATGTGCATTAGCATCTGAAGCATTCTTCCCGTTCCGTGATTCAATTGATGCTGCAGCTGCTGCGGGTGTTAAAAACGTAATTGAACCGGGTGGTTCAATCCGTGATGAGGAGATCATCGAAGCTGCCAACGAGTTTGGAATGAGCCTTTACTTCTCAGAAGTTCGCCACTTCTTACACTAA
- a CDS encoding SprT-like domain-containing protein yields MKKNLEKVFIFTIIFFGGILAYNTYSNYAFKHNPLPQSYIDAIGNKQSEVLRNMKKNYGFVYKFPLIVTNKIKGNLYGVTTYENGQIKVYLNKNVMKESFEYMVDEVIPHEYAHALLMYKGYLNENKKGHSARWENVCKNLGGKECRQYVNHEEIINGKLPF; encoded by the coding sequence ATGAAAAAGAATTTAGAAAAAGTGTTTATATTTACTATCATTTTCTTTGGTGGTATACTCGCTTACAATACTTACAGCAACTATGCTTTCAAGCATAATCCCCTTCCGCAAAGTTACATAGATGCCATTGGGAACAAACAGAGTGAAGTGTTGAGAAATATGAAAAAGAACTACGGCTTTGTTTATAAGTTTCCACTCATAGTTACAAACAAAATCAAAGGGAATCTTTACGGAGTAACCACTTATGAAAACGGGCAAATAAAAGTGTATCTCAATAAAAATGTGATGAAAGAAAGTTTTGAATACATGGTAGATGAAGTGATCCCCCACGAATATGCACATGCACTTTTAATGTACAAAGGGTACTTAAACGAAAACAAAAAAGGGCACTCAGCCAGATGGGAAAATGTGTGTAAAAATCTAGGGGGAAAAGAGTGTCGACAATATGTCAACCATGAAGAGATCATCAACGGAAAACTGCCATTTTAG
- a CDS encoding ABC transporter permease: MPIFSILVLGFIFFFSFFGSYFYGVNPFTLEPQAILSAPSFSHPLGTDRLGRDLLARLIEGGKVSLIIGVGSALIASFIGLILGSIAGYFRGGIDKSFIILVDLFLTFPTFFLLLAMVSYMNASIFVLIVIISITGWMTTARLIRAESFKIGSQGYIKILDIAKVSKIKILLKYYAPILAPIYFVSFTFGVGGAILSESGLSFLGLGIVAPQMSWGTILSGGKDVVEIAWWVSFFPGLMIFLVTFSLINISNYLQHKTNQKDIQTT, from the coding sequence ATGCCAATTTTTAGTATATTGGTTTTAGGCTTCATCTTTTTCTTCTCTTTTTTTGGTTCATATTTTTACGGTGTGAACCCTTTTACCTTAGAACCGCAAGCAATCTTATCAGCACCATCATTTTCTCACCCTTTAGGGACTGACCGATTGGGAAGAGATTTGCTCGCACGATTGATCGAAGGTGGGAAAGTCTCTCTAATTATCGGTGTAGGAAGTGCGTTGATCGCATCTTTTATCGGTCTTATCTTAGGCTCAATTGCCGGATATTTTAGAGGGGGTATCGATAAATCTTTCATTATATTAGTTGATCTCTTTTTAACGTTTCCGACTTTCTTTTTACTTTTGGCAATGGTGAGCTATATGAATGCTTCGATATTTGTACTCATTGTGATCATCTCAATTACGGGTTGGATGACTACAGCCAGACTCATACGTGCGGAGAGTTTTAAAATAGGTTCTCAAGGCTATATTAAAATATTGGATATTGCCAAAGTCTCAAAAATAAAAATTCTTCTTAAATATTACGCCCCGATTTTAGCCCCTATCTATTTTGTCAGTTTTACTTTTGGAGTTGGAGGAGCTATTCTCTCGGAATCTGGTCTTAGTTTCTTAGGTCTAGGGATAGTGGCTCCGCAGATGAGCTGGGGGACAATACTCAGCGGCGGGAAAGATGTTGTTGAGATCGCCTGGTGGGTTAGTTTCTTCCCTGGATTGATGATATTTTTGGTGACATTTTCTTTAATAAATATATCAAACTATCTGCAACATAAAACCAATCAGAAAGATATACAAACTACATAA
- a CDS encoding flagellar biosynthesis anti-sigma factor FlgM — protein sequence MISRVNSSMAQNVYANNASETKENKNVGTQNAKENSRVEQLKESINSGEYKVDLSALSKKMADELL from the coding sequence ATGATTTCAAGAGTAAACAGTTCAATGGCACAAAATGTTTATGCAAACAATGCCTCAGAAACTAAAGAAAATAAGAATGTTGGTACTCAAAATGCTAAAGAGAATAGCAGAGTAGAACAACTCAAAGAGTCGATAAACTCTGGCGAGTATAAAGTAGACCTTTCAGCCTTATCTAAAAAGATGGCGGACGAGCTACTTTAA
- a CDS encoding DnaJ C-terminal domain-containing protein, which yields MSKSLYETLEISENASETEIKKAYRKLARQYHPDVNKTPEAEEKFKEINAAYEVLSDKEKKAQYDQFGDQMFGGQNFHDFSRSQGGNVDLDDILRQMFSGGGGFGGFGGGGNPFGGGFGGGGGFHQEPNLDIETSVTIPFNVSILGGSHSVSVQGERFDIKIPAGVKTGEKMRVRGKGHVQGGRAGDLFLKITVAPSPEYERDGDDLIKTFDVPLHAALFGDKVAIQTLEKEIKLKVPQNTKNGQSFRVKDMGAMNRKTKQRGALYLKANIVLPNVDDLDEELVEMMKEKLPK from the coding sequence ATGAGTAAATCATTATATGAAACATTAGAAATTTCAGAAAACGCTAGTGAAACAGAAATTAAAAAAGCGTATAGAAAACTTGCACGTCAGTATCATCCTGATGTGAACAAAACTCCTGAAGCGGAGGAAAAATTTAAAGAGATAAATGCTGCTTATGAAGTACTGAGCGATAAAGAGAAAAAAGCTCAGTACGATCAGTTCGGTGATCAGATGTTCGGCGGTCAAAACTTCCATGACTTCTCTCGTTCTCAAGGGGGCAATGTTGACCTTGATGATATTCTTCGTCAAATGTTCTCTGGCGGAGGCGGATTTGGTGGCTTCGGCGGCGGAGGAAATCCGTTTGGCGGAGGTTTCGGTGGAGGCGGCGGTTTCCATCAAGAGCCAAACTTAGATATAGAAACGAGTGTAACGATTCCGTTTAATGTTTCTATTTTAGGCGGAAGCCACTCTGTAAGTGTACAGGGTGAGCGATTTGACATCAAGATCCCTGCAGGTGTAAAAACAGGTGAGAAGATGCGTGTTCGTGGTAAAGGACATGTACAAGGGGGGCGTGCAGGAGATCTGTTTTTAAAGATAACTGTAGCACCTTCACCTGAGTATGAGAGAGACGGCGACGATCTTATCAAGACATTTGATGTCCCTTTACATGCTGCACTTTTCGGCGATAAAGTTGCAATTCAAACACTTGAAAAAGAGATCAAACTCAAAGTACCTCAAAATACGAAAAACGGACAAAGCTTCCGTGTAAAAGATATGGGTGCTATGAATAGAAAAACAAAACAGCGTGGTGCTCTTTACTTAAAAGCAAACATTGTACTTCCAAATGTTGATGATTTAGATGAAGAGTTAGTTGAGATGATGAAAGAGAAACTACCAAAATAG
- a CDS encoding rod-binding protein, translating to MSYGLNALQAQSQLITNNKAIPKIDTNVENEALKQQTDAFEAIIVKMLMDNAMKDEKNIFSSQNDPGDKIYKSMYRDELSKASAGSFGFSQMLYDYLSQKS from the coding sequence ATGAGTTACGGATTAAATGCCCTACAGGCACAATCGCAGTTAATTACAAACAATAAAGCGATACCGAAGATAGATACAAATGTAGAAAATGAGGCTCTAAAACAGCAAACTGATGCTTTTGAAGCGATCATTGTGAAGATGTTAATGGATAATGCGATGAAGGATGAAAAAAATATATTTTCATCCCAAAATGACCCAGGTGATAAGATATACAAATCGATGTATAGAGATGAACTTTCAAAGGCGAGTGCTGGTAGTTTCGGGTTTTCTCAGATGTTATACGATTATTTATCACAAAAGTCGTAA